Proteins encoded in a region of the Nocardia asteroides genome:
- a CDS encoding homoserine dehydrogenase, whose product MTTANAKNGVWGPDRPIGVAVLGMGNVGTEVVRILREHVEDLRSRVGAPVVLRGVAVRDLAADRGIPADLLTTDADALVARDDVDLVVEVIGGIDPPRRLILAALNAGKSVVTANKALLADYTGELAAAAERSRADLYFEAAVAGAIPVVRPLIQSLAGDRVNRIVGIVNGTTNFILSGMDETGADYSETLAEATRLGYAEADPTADVEGYDAAAKAAILASLAFHTRVTAADVYREGISRISAEDFETASALDCTVKLLAICERVDAGPGEPGPEDGGKERVSVRVYPALIPRKHPLAAVTGAFNAVVVEAENAGRLMFYGQGAGGAPTASAVLGDLVMAARNKFFGGRAPGESVYAELPIAPIGDTPTRYHVNLQVEDRPGVLAAVAGEFAAHGVSISTVRQEGHGSGARLVVVTHHAVESALADTVAALAEMASVTSVTSVLRLEGTEE is encoded by the coding sequence GTGACGACGGCGAACGCGAAGAACGGCGTCTGGGGGCCCGATCGCCCGATCGGGGTCGCGGTCCTGGGCATGGGCAATGTCGGCACCGAGGTCGTGCGCATCCTGCGTGAGCACGTCGAGGACCTGCGGTCTCGCGTCGGCGCCCCGGTGGTGCTACGCGGCGTGGCCGTGCGCGATCTCGCCGCCGACCGCGGCATCCCCGCGGACCTGCTGACCACCGACGCCGACGCACTCGTCGCCCGCGACGACGTCGACCTGGTGGTCGAGGTGATCGGCGGCATCGACCCGCCGCGGCGGTTGATCCTGGCCGCGCTGAACGCGGGCAAATCCGTGGTGACCGCGAACAAGGCGCTGCTGGCCGACTACACCGGCGAACTCGCCGCGGCCGCCGAACGCAGCCGCGCCGACCTGTACTTCGAAGCCGCGGTCGCGGGCGCCATCCCCGTGGTGCGGCCGCTGATCCAGTCGCTCGCGGGCGACCGGGTGAACCGGATCGTCGGCATCGTCAACGGAACCACCAACTTCATCCTCTCCGGGATGGACGAGACCGGCGCCGACTACTCGGAGACGCTGGCCGAAGCGACCCGGCTCGGCTACGCGGAGGCCGATCCGACCGCCGACGTGGAGGGTTACGACGCCGCGGCGAAGGCCGCGATACTCGCCTCGCTGGCGTTCCACACCCGGGTCACCGCCGCCGACGTGTACCGCGAGGGCATCTCGCGGATCTCCGCTGAGGATTTCGAGACCGCCTCGGCGCTGGACTGCACGGTGAAGCTGCTGGCGATCTGCGAGCGTGTGGACGCGGGCCCCGGCGAGCCGGGGCCGGAAGACGGCGGCAAGGAGCGCGTCTCGGTACGCGTCTACCCGGCGCTCATTCCCCGCAAGCACCCCCTTGCCGCGGTGACCGGCGCGTTCAACGCGGTCGTCGTCGAGGCGGAGAACGCCGGGCGGTTGATGTTCTACGGACAGGGAGCGGGCGGGGCCCCGACCGCGTCGGCCGTGCTCGGCGATCTGGTGATGGCGGCACGGAACAAGTTCTTCGGGGGTCGCGCTCCTGGCGAATCGGTTTATGCTGAGCTACCGATCGCGCCGATCGGCGACACGCCCACCCGCTATCACGTGAACCTCCAGGTCGAAGACCGTCCTGGGGTCCTGGCCGCGGTGGCGGGCGAATTCGCCGCACATGGGGTGAGCATCTCGACCGTCCGTCAAGAAGGGCACGGCTCGGGTGCGCGCCTGGTCGTGGTGACCCACCACGCCGTGGAGTCGGCGCTCGCGGACACCGTGGCCGCCCTGGCGGAAATGGCATCCGTCACATCCGTGACCAGCGTTCTGAGATTGGAAGGCACCGAAGAATGA
- the thrC gene encoding threonine synthase, with translation MHSRWPGLIAAYRDRIAGAADWEPVTLYEGGTPLVPAPHLSEVTGCEVYLKVEGLNPTGSFKDRGMTVAMTDAKYRGQQAVLCASTGNTSASAAAYATRAGMSCAVLIPQGKIAMGKLAQAVMLGAKIIQVQGNFDDCLELARKVTADFPSIGLVNSVNPARIEGQKTAAFEICDVLGKAPDVHALPVGNAGNITAYWRGYREYHADGITGGLPRMLGVQAAGAAPLVNGAPVKDPETIATAIRIGAPASWNSAVEAKEQSGGAFRAATDEEILDAYRLVAATEGVFVEPASAASVAGVLAARKEGWLDSGLTVVCTVTGNGLKDPDTALSGMPQVQPISVDPVAVAAELELA, from the coding sequence GTGCACTCCCGCTGGCCGGGCCTGATCGCGGCCTACCGCGACCGGATCGCGGGCGCGGCCGACTGGGAGCCGGTCACGCTGTATGAGGGCGGTACGCCGCTGGTGCCCGCGCCGCACCTGTCCGAGGTGACCGGGTGCGAGGTGTACCTGAAGGTCGAGGGCCTGAACCCGACCGGCTCGTTCAAGGACCGCGGAATGACGGTGGCGATGACCGACGCCAAGTACCGCGGCCAGCAAGCGGTGCTGTGCGCGTCCACCGGCAACACCTCGGCATCCGCCGCGGCGTACGCCACGCGCGCCGGCATGAGCTGCGCCGTGCTGATCCCCCAGGGCAAGATCGCGATGGGCAAGCTGGCCCAGGCCGTCATGCTCGGCGCGAAGATCATCCAGGTGCAGGGCAACTTCGACGACTGCCTGGAGCTCGCTCGCAAGGTGACCGCCGACTTCCCCAGCATCGGCCTGGTGAACTCGGTCAACCCGGCGCGTATCGAGGGCCAGAAGACCGCGGCCTTCGAGATCTGTGACGTGCTCGGCAAGGCTCCCGACGTGCACGCGCTTCCGGTCGGGAACGCGGGCAACATCACCGCGTACTGGCGCGGCTACCGGGAGTACCACGCCGACGGCATCACCGGCGGTCTGCCCCGCATGCTCGGGGTGCAGGCCGCGGGGGCGGCCCCGCTGGTCAACGGCGCCCCGGTGAAGGATCCCGAGACCATCGCCACCGCGATCCGGATCGGCGCGCCTGCCTCCTGGAACAGCGCGGTCGAGGCCAAGGAGCAGTCCGGTGGAGCGTTCCGCGCCGCCACCGACGAGGAGATCCTCGACGCCTACCGCCTGGTCGCGGCCACCGAAGGGGTGTTCGTCGAGCCCGCGTCGGCGGCCAGCGTGGCCGGTGTGCTGGCCGCCCGCAAGGAGGGCTGGCTGGATTCCGGACTCACCGTGGTGTGCACGGTGACCGGCAACGGTCTGAAGGACCCCGACACCGCGCTGTCGGGCATGCCTCAGGTGCAGCCGATCTCGGTCGACCCGGTCGCGGTCGCCGCCGAACTAGAGCTGGCCTGA
- the lysA gene encoding diaminopimelate decarboxylase: MSAHPAGPRHAEIPHAPNLPERPSDPKQMIDLPANVWPRNCVRDEDGVVRLAGVPVHELAAQFGTPLFVVDEDDFRSRCRDMVRAFGSNARVHYASKAFLCGEVARWIRDEGLSLDVCSGGELAVALHAGFPAERIALHGNNKSVLELEAAVSAGVGHVVVDSLIEIDRLEAVAGRAGVVQDVLVRVTVGVEAHTHEYISTAHEDQKFGFSIAGGDAMEALARVFDADNLRLVGLHSHIGSQIFEIDGFEIAARRMLGLLREAVDKFGVERTAQIATLDLGGGLGISYLPSDDPPPLDRFAANLRELVAAEAERAGLPTPVIAVEPGRAIAGPGTVTLYEVGTIKDVSLDGGLRRRYVSVDGGMSDNIRPALYQADYDCRLVSRSSQAGPVVARVVGKHCESGDIVIRDTWMPADVGPGDLVAVAATGAYCYSMSSRYNQLTRPAVVAVRDGQSRLILRRETVADLLSLEVEA; the protein is encoded by the coding sequence ATGAGCGCGCACCCGGCCGGTCCCCGGCATGCCGAGATCCCGCACGCGCCGAACCTGCCGGAGCGTCCGAGCGATCCGAAGCAGATGATCGACCTGCCCGCGAACGTCTGGCCGCGCAACTGCGTCCGTGACGAAGACGGCGTCGTCCGCTTGGCGGGCGTGCCGGTGCACGAGCTGGCCGCGCAGTTCGGCACCCCGCTGTTCGTGGTCGACGAGGACGACTTCCGTTCCCGTTGCCGCGATATGGTGCGCGCCTTCGGGTCGAACGCGCGAGTCCACTACGCCTCCAAGGCATTCCTGTGCGGCGAGGTCGCCCGCTGGATCCGGGACGAGGGTCTCTCGCTGGACGTGTGCTCCGGCGGCGAACTCGCCGTCGCACTGCACGCGGGCTTCCCCGCGGAGCGAATCGCCTTGCACGGCAACAATAAATCGGTCTTGGAACTGGAAGCCGCGGTGTCCGCGGGGGTCGGTCACGTCGTGGTCGACTCGCTGATCGAGATCGACCGCCTGGAAGCCGTCGCGGGCCGCGCGGGCGTGGTGCAGGACGTACTGGTCCGGGTTACCGTCGGTGTGGAAGCCCATACCCACGAGTACATCTCGACCGCGCACGAGGATCAGAAGTTCGGCTTCTCGATCGCGGGCGGCGACGCGATGGAGGCGCTCGCGCGCGTCTTCGATGCCGACAATCTGCGCTTGGTCGGCCTGCACAGCCACATCGGCTCGCAGATCTTCGAGATCGACGGCTTCGAGATCGCCGCGCGGCGCATGCTCGGCCTGCTGCGCGAGGCCGTCGACAAGTTCGGCGTCGAGCGCACCGCGCAGATCGCGACGCTGGACCTCGGGGGCGGACTGGGGATTTCGTATCTGCCGTCGGACGACCCGCCGCCGCTGGACCGCTTCGCCGCGAACCTGCGCGAACTGGTCGCCGCCGAAGCCGAACGCGCGGGCCTGCCCACGCCGGTGATCGCGGTGGAGCCCGGACGCGCCATCGCCGGTCCCGGCACGGTGACGCTCTACGAAGTGGGCACCATCAAGGACGTCTCGCTGGACGGCGGTCTGCGCCGCCGCTACGTGAGCGTCGACGGCGGTATGAGTGACAACATCCGGCCCGCGCTGTATCAGGCCGACTACGATTGCCGCCTGGTCTCGCGGTCGTCGCAGGCCGGGCCGGTGGTCGCGCGCGTCGTCGGAAAGCATTGCGAGAGCGGCGATATCGTCATTCGCGACACCTGGATGCCCGCCGACGTCGGCCCCGGCGACCTGGTCGCCGTCGCCGCCACCGGCGCGTACTGCTACTCGATGTCCAGCCGGTACAACCAGTTGACCCGCCCCGCGGTCGTCGCGGTGCGGGACGGACAGTCGCGCCTGATCCTGCGCCGGGAGACGGTGGCGGACCTGCTCAGCTTGGAGGTGGAAGCGTGA